CGTCAAATGGTTTGTTTGGCTTCAAATGGTTTGTTTGGATTCAAATGGTTTGTTTGGCTTCATGTGGTTTGTTTGGCTTCATGTGGTTGATTTAGCTTCAAATGATTTGTTTGGTTTCATGTGGTTTGTTTGGGTTAGTGAGTAGCTGAACAAAGCCACTAAGCCAGAGTAGGCCTATTTTACTTTAGAATTTTAACCTGGCTCATGTCTCACATTCCTCAACTCCTCGTTCTCTGGTTGGTCAGAGTATCACAGTATATtaatgtccaaaatggcaccctattccccatatagtgacAAATGAAGTGTGCTTTGTGGGGAACATGGTGTCATTTGAGACTGACCCTCGACAGGTGAACACTACAGGTATTATGGAGAGAACAGTGTGTTTGACAATGACTGTATGCTAGTTTCAGAACATGGTAAGACAAATGCCTTAAAACCTCTTCCCATTGCTCACTCTGTCAAGGCTTTCATAGTTTCACTGATATACGACACTGGAAACTACCTAGCTACTGCTGACTTCAACATCCCACTATGTAGTGTCCCATGGACTGTCCATTGAGCTTCATCTATTTTTAATAGAACAATGTTTTTTATTGACTTTTGTTTCAGTTGTTCAGTTAGATGTGTTCAGATCTGATGTCACCCTCATGcttcacctcctttcctctcttttccccccCAAAACAAACCTTTCAGCTGAAGTGAGAGCATGGCTGACATCTACTGTGATGTCATGTTAACCAGGCTCTGTCATTGGTCAGAGACTGGCATCAATGGATACGGAGAACGTGCCAATCTGTTTCCTTCAGAACAACCAATAGGAACTCAACAAGCGTTAATGTATACAAGCTCTATTTTTTAAAGTAATTATTcgttgttttgtcattattggcCGTGAAAAGGCAAGTATAATGGTAATGTTTTATGTATTTTGGAAGGATTGTATGGTTTGAGGCTTTAGTTGTTTATAAAGCTGCTCTGGTTGGATCCTCCAGAGTTGAGTGGATATGATTTCAGTCTTTTGTGGTCTGATTTTGGTTCTCTTTGTCAATACTTTTTAAATTTATTAGTGACAAACAATAAACATGTTTAAAATATACATATCCTGCAATATGGTGTTTGTGACCAGTTGTATCTTTAATTTGTGACATTATTTTTAGGCTTTAAAAAACAAGCAAGTGTGGGGTAAAAATAGTTCAAATAACCATACAGACATTTGGCAAATAAGTGTGACCAACTTGAAGACAGGCATATATAAGAACATCAGATTAAAATTGAAGACTAGAAACACACAGAATTTCACACGTAAAATCACTAAACCAACAAACATGGTAAAGAAATATCCATCACATTGTACATATCCATGAACCTCAGACAGTGAAATAACAACACCTAGGAACAAATACATTCCACCCCTCTTTAAAACCTTAACTTCCAGTAGAAAGTGTTCTGTAAAATCATAAATAATGGTGTTAGTGACTGACAGGTGGGGGTCAGAGTCCCCCGTTCTCCTCCAGTTTCCTGAAGAGGGCGAGACTGCGGAggtgagactctctctctctgttcttccatGCAATCAGCAGGTGGTCTGTAGAACATGTTACCAGACCCTTCTCCCCAAAACTCACAAACATCTGGAGAGGACACGCAAgcaaaaacacacaaatacacagaaaTGGTAACATGTATAAATAGAATAAGATATTTATCTAAATGTTGTCAGTTGATTATTACGTGACATCATACCTGCACGGCCCCTGAGTGTCCAATCAGGTCACCCGTCAGTTCCAATGTTCTGAGACTGGGGAGTTCAAGAACCTTCTTCACAGGAGGCCCCGCCTGCTTATTGGACCTGCCGAAAGTCCACATCCCAAAGAAccctggaggatggagagaagagagagattttAATAGAAAGCTGATGCTGTGACTTTTCAGATGGACTCGGCAACCAGACAGGTTTGGCACATGGACTCTATCAGCCACGACGTCATCACCACGAGATGTCAAGCAGTGGGCACAGCTCTGGGATGAGAAACATTCCACAACCATCCAATAAGACATGACTGTAGACCGCCTGCCCCTAGGGGCTTGTCACAGTTTTTCACATGAAAACATTTATCTTAATATGGACAATAAAAAGGCCATAAAAATCCCAAAAGACCAAAATTATATTTCCCTTCCTTATAAATTACAGTGGAAGTGCAAAAAGAAAAACCAACTCAGGAAATGTGACttggctgagtgtgtgtgttcgctGACTGATGACAGTGCTTCAAGAAGGAGGCATCACACTGACAGACTCTGAGCTCTGAGCTGTGGTGAAGTGATGGATGAACAGaacgagaaagcgagagaaagaaaggaccACAGCTCAGACTCAGAGGAGCGCTCCAATCCACTTCAAAGGCAGCTGTGTAGGATTAGTATAGACGCTAGCCTAGGCTAGTGACATCACTGCCATAGTCTGTTTAGCCCTCCTTTGATCCCAACACTACACTGactccgctgtgtgtgtgtgtgtgtgtacgactcACCTGCAGAGGCTGGTTCTGCAGGTAACAGGAGGTCCTGCATCTCCCAAATCCTCACACTGCCATCCTCGGAGCATGACATCAGccccctgcaacacacacacactctataagACATCTATAAAACACTGCAGTGTGACACACATGTACCTTACAGAAGAGAAAACAACACAGGTAACGTGTGAAACCTCATAAAGACCATTATGTTTGAGAACATTGTTGTGGCTGAGATAAAGAGCTTGGGAACAGCAAACAGTGGGTCTCTTAATAAGAGCAGGTGTGATTTAATTACCCATCAGGCAGCAGCATGGTGTGTAGTACGTTGGAGTCGTGGGCTGTCTTCCTGTAGGCCACAACACTCTTAGTGATGACGCTGTACACATACAGACCACTGCCCACTGCAGCCACCATCAGCTAGGGAGGAAGAGGTGATAAAAGATCATTCATTTGTAGTGTATTGAGACCTTGTGATAATGCACCTTAAATACCAGTTGACTTGACTCGATTAACAACACTAACTTTCAACCTAAAATAATCTCACCATGTCAAAACATGGTACTCACCTCTCCATCGGATGTCAGCTGTTGGATGGACATCTCACTGGGTTTCGGAGCGGCCAATCGGATCTCAGCCTGGGTGTCGGTCTGAGACTCCTCCCACAGGATGTGCTCATAGGCCATAATCGTCCAATCAACAGCGTCCCACAGGATCAGCTCGCCAACATGGGACCCACTGGCAAATAGGCCATCTGAaaaggaagaggtagaggaggaagaggaggaagaggaggaggaaaatacCATAGTTACAATTTGTGAAGTAGAACCTCAGAAATTCAAATCCCAGACTGCCCGGTCAAAGTTTAGCTTCAGTTTAAGTTAAACCAAGTCAACCTgaattatacactgagtgtacaaagcattaaggacacctgctctttccaagaCATACtgaagactgaccaggtgaattcaggcGAAAGCTATGATCCCCTATTGATGtctcttcaatcagtgtagatgaaggggaggaaacaggttaaagaaggatttctaagccttgagacatggattgtgtatgtgtgccattcagagggtgaatgaccaagacaaaatatttaagtgcctttgaacagggtatggtagtaggtgccaagaaCACCACTTTGATTGTGTATttgtcacgctcaacagtttcatgtgttcatcaagaatggtcctccacgcaaaggatatccagccaacttgacacaactgtgggaagtttTGGAGACaaaaatgggccagcatccctgtggaacacttttgacactttgtagagtccataccccgATGAATTAAGGTTGTTCTGAaggcaagagggagggagaggggtgcaactcaatattaggaaggtgtccttacTGATGTCAAAAACACTCAGTGTATTTGACATCAGCAAAGTGATCTCTCTATCAGACCTGCTAGGTCATATCCATATAACTTCTTTATTGAGGAAAATGTACTTACTACAACGGTGATACTTGGTTGTCTCACCTTGCTATCTTGAAATGATTGTACTAAGGGGCTCTGGATGAGAGCATCTGCTGAATGACTaacatgtcaaatgtaaatgtgagaTGACGAAGAGATAAAGGCTGACCATTGATGTTGATGAGAGCGTGGATGCTGTCCTGGTGGTCAGATAGACGTCTGACCTCTGCCACAGACAACCGGGACCCAGTGGACATGGTCAGCCTGAAAATCACtacacggagggagggagagggtgtttACCTTAGTTCAAAAGAGATACATGGACAACATAAAGGTTGATAAAGAATACAGGACTACAACCATGGTTACTATTACTACTCACCTATATCTTTGTCCATAGCTGCTGCTATACAGTTCTTAGGCAACTCCACCATGGCACTGATtccttgagacacaacacaaGACTAACATTGAATCCCTTCATATATGAGATTAAAATACATAAATAAGCACCAATGGAAAGAAAAGGTGGTGCTAAATGGACAAGATCAGACAGTACTCCCTTCCTTTAAAAACGTTTGCTCCCTTTTGTGGCAACTGAACCGTAATCCTGGTTTCTCTGTGTACCATGAGGTTAATGTGTGAATAGTGCATTATGAATGAATG
The sequence above is drawn from the Oncorhynchus gorbuscha isolate QuinsamMale2020 ecotype Even-year linkage group LG11, OgorEven_v1.0, whole genome shotgun sequence genome and encodes:
- the wdr41 gene encoding WD repeat-containing protein 41 isoform X1, which produces MLRWILGGREAQGSVEKNPVLFIGEEQPKNWFTELQVLKGHFDIVRFLVQIDDFRFASAGDDGLVLVWNVETGERLLELRGHSQQITAMTAYTHTSGENTHTSLITASSDRTLSLWDPETGNRVQTVSDLQSSVKCLLVLERLCVWVSGGNELCVWNRDFQLQCQSQHHDDTGISAMVELPKNCIAAAMDKDIVIFRLTMSTGSRLSVAEVRRLSDHQDSIHALININDGLFASGSHVGELILWDAVDWTIMAYEHILWEESQTDTQAEIRLAAPKPSEMSIQQLTSDGELMVAAVGSGLYVYSVITKSVVAYRKTAHDSNVLHTMLLPDGGLMSCSEDGSVRIWEMQDLLLPAEPASAGFFGMWTFGRSNKQAGPPVKKVLELPSLRTLELTGDLIGHSGAVQMFVSFGEKGLVTCSTDHLLIAWKNRERESHLRSLALFRKLEENGGL
- the wdr41 gene encoding WD repeat-containing protein 41 isoform X2, with protein sequence MTAYTHTSGENTHTSLITASSDRTLSLWDPETGNRVQTVSDLQSSVKCLLVLERLCVWVSGGNELCVWNRDFQLQCQSQHHDDTGISAMVELPKNCIAAAMDKDIVIFRLTMSTGSRLSVAEVRRLSDHQDSIHALININDGLFASGSHVGELILWDAVDWTIMAYEHILWEESQTDTQAEIRLAAPKPSEMSIQQLTSDGELMVAAVGSGLYVYSVITKSVVAYRKTAHDSNVLHTMLLPDGGLMSCSEDGSVRIWEMQDLLLPAEPASAGFFGMWTFGRSNKQAGPPVKKVLELPSLRTLELTGDLIGHSGAVQMFVSFGEKGLVTCSTDHLLIAWKNRERESHLRSLALFRKLEENGGL